AACTCGGACTTCTACcaaagtttttcttctttgagGCTGCTGAACCATTGGCTGCCGAAGACTGCATACGCGGTGTCAAAGTCtgcaaatcaaattaaaaaaaaaaagatttgaattataatttggtttaaaaagaagagaagagaagcagAGCATTAATGACCTGCCACCATATGGATTCTACAACGCGTGAGAAGATCCAAGCTTCCACTTTCTCAAGGGCTGTTATGAATGCTCCAGGGTCATCCCAGCCACCAGTGGTGTCCTTTTTTCTTAGGGAAGAATCTTTCCACGTCAGGGATGATGATCCTTGTCTCTGTGTCTTTGGTCCAGATTGACCAGCTGAAACAGGCAGTTCCTCAGAATGATTATCACTTATGATCGCCCTCAGAATGATAGTGTTTGACAACCAATATGTCAATCTGCGATCCAAagtagtttttttgtttttacttttaaaaatatctgaGAGGAAAGTACAAGTGAGTATGAGAGCATACATACCTAGGGACATCGTTCCCGCAGGCTTTGGCGACAGTAACCAACCCGGAGACAGCACTTTTAGCAGCATTAGCCCTTCTTGAAATTAGATGGTTATCTCCTCTACAAGCATGAAGATAGAGCCTCAAAAGACGTCTAGCAGGCGCATGGACTTTAGCTGATGAGCTTGCATGTTCTGCAACCACGGAGTAGAGCGCTGCTTCAATGCCTGCAGCCTCGCATAGCTCACCTTCAAGCTTCTTTACTCTACTTTCCAAGTCCTTGACTTTGCTCTCCAACGTGGTGGTGTTGCGCGGAAACACCTTAGCTTCTTTTCTTTCGCTATTGCTCCGAGATATCTCCAGGGATGACCTAACAGACTTCACCTTCCTTGGTTTCTCAACTCTTGTACTCTCTCTTTCCTCATCACTCACCAAATCTTGTTGACTAGTTGTTTCAGGCGAGGAGGCGTTTACggagttgtgtaaaggcatagACTTGGTCTCTCCGTTTACCAGCTTAGCACAGTCCTTGAGCTCATCAGAGACACAAGTGTTGGGTGCAGAATCAGGAACGTCTACAGGGAGATTAAACACAGAAGATAGATCATCAACTGAGGAGGGAATCTGGTCTCCTTGAGATGCTGCTGATTGTGATCTCTTGTTTACCTTCCTCTCATGTTCTTCCtgttaaataaataatgagAGACCATTTAACAAAAGAGTATGGAAATGTTGCCATTCATCTTCGATTACCTCTTCAGTGGGCACAGAAAAAGCAGCATTAGACTCCAAAGTTGAAGATGAAACAACAGTCAAGGAGGAGTGGGAGGAAATGTCATCGTCTGTGATGGAAGCAATCTCAGCTTCCTTATCGTATTCCTCGTTCATCAAGGCAGAAACAGATTCACCACCGTCCTTGGAGCCGTtcctagaagaagaagaagtggcaCGGATGGGTTGAATAGAGAGGTGCAAAACAGGCTGAGTTGTATTCCGGTAGCTTCTTTTGCTGTTCATTGGAGCAGTCAAGCTCAGGGTGTCTTTCACAATGCCGTATTCCGCCAAATCAATCGTGGCAGTAGCCAAGAGCTGATGTGTTTTCTCTCTGCGAGCCTCGTACAAGTTGAGCTCCAGGACGTTCTTGAAGAATACTACATCACACCCCTTGTTCCGAGCAGAAGCAGACGCATCTTTCAACAAGGTTAGGGGAAGCTTAAAGGAGTGGTTGAATTCGATTT
The window above is part of the Brassica napus cultivar Da-Ae chromosome C3, Da-Ae, whole genome shotgun sequence genome. Proteins encoded here:
- the LOC106388689 gene encoding uncharacterized protein LOC106388689; the protein is MVLGLSSKNRRGSSSSSIQVDYLIHIHDIKPWPPSQSLRSLRSVVIQWENGERNSGTTDAVAPSLGEGKIEFNHSFKLPLTLLKDASASARNKGCDVVFFKNVLELNLYEARREKTHQLLATATIDLAEYGIVKDTLSLTAPMNSKRSYRNTTQPVLHLSIQPIRATSSSSRNGSKDGGESVSALMNEEYDKEAEIASITDDDISSHSSLTVVSSSTLESNAAFSVPTEEEEHERKVNKRSQSAASQGDQIPSSVDDLSSVFNLPVDVPDSAPNTCVSDELKDCAKLVNGETKSMPLHNSVNASSPETTSQQDLVSDEERESTRVEKPRKVKSVRSSLEISRSNSERKEAKVFPRNTTTLESKVKDLESRVKKLEGELCEAAGIEAALYSVVAEHASSSAKVHAPARRLLRLYLHACRGDNHLISRRANAAKSAVSGLVTVAKACGNDVPRLTYWLSNTIILRAIISDNHSEELPVSAGQSGPKTQRQGSSSLTWKDSSLRKKDTTGGWDDPGAFITALEKVEAWIFSRVVESIWWQTLTPRMQSSAANGSAASKKKNFGRSPSSVNQEQGDFSLELWKKAFRDAHERLCPLRASGHECGCLPLPARLIMEQCVARLDVAMFNAILRDSDENFPTDPLSDPIADSRVLPIPCSITSFGSGALLKNSIGNWSRWLTDSFGIDDDEENSSYVGTSFKTFILLKALSDLMMLPKDMLLNTCVRKEVCPMFGAPLIKRVLNHFVPDEFCPDPVPVAVLEALVSEEEGEEKAMITSYPYTAPPPMYSPPSGTSISTIIGDFGQPQAPTKLCRIRSSVTRKSYTSDDELDELSSPLAVVLLQQADSNKVNNGCADETVRYQLLRECWTNRD